The DNA sequence TTAGTAAAGTCTGGAGATAAGTTTGATAAATTAAAAGATGATATAGTTAATATTGATAAATCTTTTGATTTTGTTTTTCTTGATGATCATGTAATCATTGCAAAAATGAAAACTCTTGAGAAGTATTTCGGATATGAAGATTATATTAAACAAACAGCTTTACAAAATCTTGCATTAATTGAAGCATTAGGATTTATTGATGATATTAGCCATATTCAAAGATCGGTAGAAAAAAAACGACTTGCAAAAAAACTTAATAAAGCCCTCCAAACTTCCCCTGTTTTGAAAATGATTGAAGATGAAAAAGAAAAGGTTTTAAGATTTATAGAACAACATCCATTGCTAAAAAATAGAATTAAAGTTCTTGAACAAACAAACAAAATAGAATTAAAGTCTATTACTAGTGTAGAAGCCTTTTTAAAACTGTTGGACGATGACTATCTTAAATCTGATTTGACAGAAATGCTTTACGATAGTGCAAATAAAGATAAGCTTGCTACAAATCAAGAATAAAGGGCTTAAATGAAAAACATTAATTTTAATTTATATCGTTATCAAATTTTGCCAAAAGACAGATATTTTCAAGGAAGTTTATTTGGAGAGATCAAAACGGTCGAAGATTTGATTGCTCAGAAAAATAATCTGTTTTATAGTTCTATCAAAACTATTACTAACTGGAAAGGCAAGAAAAGCTCTCTCAAGGGGCAACTGGAGTATGATAAAGATAATTTTTTACTTTTTAGATTTGCTCCTAAAAGAACGACAAAAATAGAAAATGAAAATTTTGAAGAAGAGCAGCTTGAGAACTGGCCGTCTATTTTAGTGGGTATTTGGAACCATCCAGAAAAGCAGATAATAGTAATACAAGACAGAAAAAAAGCATTTTCAGATACAAAAGCAGTTTTGAAAATTTTAGTAGAATCAATCAACAATGCTTTAGAGTCAAAACAACTAAAACTTTACGGGGAGCCTATTTTTCATAAAGAAGCTTTTTGGAGCATCGTTGAACAGTATGATAGAAAGATAAAAAATATCAAATTTGAACTTGTTACTCCAAATATGGCAAATATCTCTGGAGTTTTAAGTGACGATCTTAAGAACTTGGCAAAAGGGACAAATACTGCAAAAACATTGCTCGAAATTGATGCAGATGATGATTCTACACTTCATATAGATAAGCAAAACAAACAAGTTGGAGATCTTGTTGAGTATGCTAGTGAGGGTGGTGGTAATATCTCTTTAAAAGCAAAAGGTGTTAAAAAAAGAATCCAAACCGCTAATGCCGTGAAGTCAGTAGAAATAGGAGAGATTGAAATTTCTGGTGATAATGCAGAAAGAATTGCAGAGATTTTAAAAAGGGCATTGGAATGAAAAATAATATCATTTTCAATATTTTACTTTCAATTGGTGCTGGTTATTTACTTGCTGAGTTACAGTCATTTTTAGGTACGACATACTTGACAAATTTCTTGAAGCAAAATCTGATTACTCTCCTTGTTGCCTTGATAGCCATCAATTCTGCTACATTAAGCATAGTATTGACAAAAGTGAGAGAGTTGTTAGATAAAAGCGGACAGCAGGGAGCTTTTGGTAATACAAAAAAACAGATGATTTTATCGGTGAATGAACAGGTTATACTTATTGTCGTAGCGATGTTACTGTTAATAGTTCAAGATTCTGACTTTATAAAATTACATGTAGAGTATGTGACTTTTTTGAATGTGTTGATTATTGGATGTTTTGTATACGCCCTACGAATTTTGCATGATACGGCTAAAAGTGTTTTTGTAATTTTGGATTATTAGGTTTCATAATGAAAGAAAATCCAGAAATTAAATTTTTAACAGAAGCATATAAAGCACTAAATCATATTTACGATAAAAACCCATCTCCAGACAATATTAATAAATGGAAAGCTGATGTTGTACCAAAATTATATGGTAGTGCGAAAATAAAAGTTAGCAGGGTTGAAGTTATTAGATTTCCACAAAATCCTTACAATTTTGAAATGGATAAGGATGAGCATGAGAAAAAAATTGTAGAAACAGTTTTAAGAGACACTGCATTTAAAATCAATGCTGATAAAAAATCTAAAGAAAACATTGAAATTCTCAAGCTCTTAAAGGCAAGAGAAGAAAATATAGATTTTGAAATGCAGTTAGCTGAAATGATTTGTGGTGACAATACTAAGTTTCCATATAGATCGTCAAAGTATTTAACTGAGTTCTTTCAAAATTTAGGATATAGCTATTTTCATTCTGGTGAAACACGAAAATATTGGGTAAAAGATATTTTAGATGAGCTTAATATCAAAGAGATACATACACTGGTTAGCACAGGTCTTTTTCGTAAAAAATACTTCATTGACTTTGCAAAAGAAAAAGATTTAAATCATAGCGACTTGTTTAAGGGTGCAGCAAAAGAATTTAAAGAGTTTATCCAAAACTCTATCACAGCTAATGAAGCATTTGATCTATCAAATGTACTGGATATGAATGTAAATGTAGAGCTATTATTTGATAATGTAGCAAATACGCAAGATATAGAACTTAACAAATTAATCGAAGAAGCAAAAGAGAGATTTTTTAATCCAAATGATAAACAAGTAGCTTTAGAAAAACTTTGGGATGCTTTTGAGAGACTTAAAACATATTTTGCACAAGAGGGTTTGAAGAAAAATCAATCTGCCAATAAGCTTACTACCATTATCTCTGAACACTTTGATAAAGAGTTTATTGATGAAGAATTTACAAAGCTTACAAAAATCGGAAATAATTATAGAATCAGACATCATGAAACTGACAAACAAGAATTGACTCAAGTACACACAAACTACTTCTTTTTTAGAATGTTGTCTTTGATAGATTTATGTTTGGTTTTTTTAAGAGAAGAAGAGAAGAAGAGAATGAGGAAATAGATATATTTTGAAGTGTTTATTGATTTTCAATTGGTGAAAAATGTATAAAAAATTAAAAATTTTAAAATTTTTTTCGTAAATTTTTTCAGTTTTTTTGTTATTGAAAGTATAAAATAGATTCTAAAAGATGATTATAATGGCAAAAAATAAAAATATAATTTTATAAAATCACGCATAGCACGGACTTTGAGGGTGTGTATTGAATTAAAAACAGAAAAATCTAAAGCTAAACTTGAGCTTTAGATTTACTTTTAAAATAGTAAATCTAAAGTATTTTAGCACTAAATTAAAAGTAAATTTGTAGTTTATTAGAAGTAAATATGTACTTTAAGTTTAGTATTTTAGGACTTTTGAGCCATTTTTGTTTAAGCAAAATCTAAAAAAATATACTTTAAAATTTGACCGTTGATGACCTTTGTAGGACATCACAAGCACGAGCTGGAAAAGCTAGAAAAACGATGACACTAGGTTTAGAAAGGGTTGCCTTTTGTCATATTATTTATATATACAAGTATGTAGTATGTGATGAATTATTTGATGAAGTTCAAAAATAGTAGTAGTATCTACGATGTGCGCGCAAAAATTAAGATTAAAAAGAATGTAAATACCTCGGGTACGGTAGTGGAGTGCCCGCTTTGATAGGTTTATTGAAAAGGTGTTGATAAAACTCCTTTAGATAAATTTTTACTAACCCTTCAAATCAAAGACTTAATGGAAATATGGAAGAAATGAAAATTTAAGTTTTTTCAGCTCCTAATTAAATTTAGGAGTTATCCATGTCTAACAATATTTATAAGTCTCTTTATCTCGACTACGGCTATATGTTGAGTAAAACAGACTTGGCAGAAGTTCTTAAGGTGAGCCTCTCTACGATAAACAGAAGGCTTAAAAACGGTAAACTACCACCTCATGCAAACATTGGCGATAGAGTACTATTTCCGACTGAGGGTGTAGCAGTATTCCTTACTCAGATGAGTGGTTGTCAGCTTGAAGTTGTAGGAGGTGAACTTTGAAGTCCCTCCAAAAAGCAAAAACAAGAATACAGCAGCTAAAAGGTCTTCCTTATCTCGTTATAGAGGCAAAAGCATTTTTAGAAAAATTTAGCGAGTTTTTGAGTGAAGATGAAAAAACAGAGATTACACAGGAGATTCAAGAAGCTCAAAACAGTAAACTGACATCTAAAAAACCTCTTCAAGAGCGTTTTAAAAGTCACTTCTATACCTATGAAGAGATCAAAAATGCACCCGCTACAAGATGGCTGGTGCAAGACTTGATCCCGTCAAGTTCCATAGGTGTGATGATCGGAGACAGCGGCGTCGGTAAAACGACCATCGTATTATATATGTGCACGACTATTTTGACTACCAAAGCAAATGTATATATCTTTATGATTGATGGTGATATGAACCAAACCAAGATCAAAGAGAGCGAAGCTTCACACTTGCTTGAGAGATTTCCCGAGAGATTTTTCTATGTAGGTAAGCAAACAGGCGGCGATTTTTCAGAGTCGGTTCAAGAACTCTTAGCTGAGATAGTTGAAGAGCAGATCAAGCATTCAGATCGAGAGTACTTTGTCATCCAAGACTCACTGATGCTTACTGTCCCTAAGAAACGAGGTTTTGTGGATACACAAAAGCTTTATTTTTATGAGAAAATATTGCGAAGTGTGGGTGGGAGTACGCTCTTTATCCATCACCTGAATAAAGATGGAAACTTTGCAGACTCTCAGCAGATCATTAATTATGCGGATTATTCGTTTTCTATTACGAGAAATGACTTTAACTCTACGATACTTTTGCATCCGCAAAAAGCTAGTAGGTACGCTATAGAGGGTAAAGCATTTCTTACAGAAGACAGAAAAATAGTCAAAGAGGTTGAGTATGAAACGGTAAACATAGAGCCTCGTGAGTCAAAATTTGTAAGCTATGTACTAGAAGCACTTGAAGATGGAGAGATGAACCAAAGCGAGATCATCTCACACCTTGAAAAAATGCGATTTTTTAGTGAGTATAAAGTTGGTCAGAAAAAGGCTACAAGGTGGCTTACGACTTGGGGTGATAAGGGTAAATGGAACTATGAGCGACGACCAGATCAAAAAAATGCCATCTATTTTTGGATAGAGCAAAAACAGCCTGAAAAAGTGGAAAACTTGCAGAACTTGAAAAACTGCAAAACTACTTTGAGCGACTCCGCAAAAGGAGTTTGTGATGAGTGAAATGCACTATTTGGAGTTAAAAACTTTGCTATTAGAGCAAAGAGAGATGTTTTTGTCACTTTTCCCTAAAAAAGTTCCTATTTCGTTTATTACAGAAAGAACAGGCTTAACAAGGCAAGCCATAAGGATGAAACTTCTCAACAACTATGAGCCAGAAGTTGATTTTTGGAAAGAAGATGGTAAAATAATTATTGCAAGAACTACTGCTTTACAGCTACTAAAGTTTGGTAAAGGAGTAGAGAATGAATAATAATTTTATATGTTCAGACGGTTCTTTTTACGTTAGAAAAGATACAAATATGATCTATGTACAAGGTACCGTAAACGGCAAACATTATAAGAAAAGCATAGGCAAAAAAGCGACTCCACTAAATAAAAAATGGGTGGAGCGGCAAAACCCTATGCAGGTTCTTTTGAAATTAATCGGTGTTGATATAAACGAAACTAAAAAAACTTCGTTTGAGAGTTTTGGATTGAGGGTTCTTAGGTCAAATTCTGAGTATCGAGGGGAAGAGACCCAGAAAGACTACGAAAGTATCTTTAATAGGTTAATTCTACCATATTTTGAGAAGATTGAGTTTCATGAGATCAGTGCTTTAGATGTCACTGAGTTCCTAGGAACCTTGCAGAGTAAGCATGGATATTGTTACGATAGATGCATCAGAGTCAAGCGGGTTCTAGTAAATATTTTAAAAGCTGCTTTTGATGAGCAGCTAATGCCTCACAATGTGATGAGTATGCAATTGGTCGAAAAGTTTAAGTTCAAACAAACTCCAAGAAAAACAAAAGTCTATAAGGTGTCTGAGGCACAACAAATCTTGAGCTTATCGAAAGGATGGCTCAAGATTTTTTTAGAACTTTCCTTAAAATATGGACTTCGTACGGGTGAAGCTATAGGTCTTAAATGGTCTGACTTTGATTTGGAACGAGGATATTTGCAAATTCATAGAAGTATCTCAAAAGGTAGAATTAGCGATGTATCGGCAATAGCCCACGAGAATAAAAATCATAATCGGGAAATATTCTTATTTCCCGAGACCATTGAACTTTTGAAATCTTATGCAAATTTTCGTCCAGATGATGAGTGGCTCTTCGTTTCAAAAGATGGAAAGCCATTCAAAAACGCGAAAACTATTGTCGATTTTCATTTTAGACCGTTTCTTGAGGAGATAGGTGTTGAGTATAAAACACTCTATGCTACAAGACGGACTTATGTCTCAATGATGAACCAATCTTCAAAAGTTTCACTTGAGGATATTCAAGAAGTGGTAGGACATGTGAAAGGTTCAAGTGTAACAACTAAGCATTATGACTTGGATTGTCTCGAAGATGTTCATAAACAGAAAAAAGCAGAGGAAAAATCTAAGATCTTCAATGCGTTGCTACATATAGCTTAAGTCAATATTTAGTTTCGTTTTCTCGGATTTTTCTCGGTTTATAAAAATGGAGTTTTCAAAGCTCCATTTTTAGGGCTATCTTGGTCTCCCACGCTACCTTGAGGGGGTAGTGCCTTACGGGTGTGAGAGTTCAAATCTCTCCGATCGCACCATTCCTTTATATAACTCCGCTTTAAATCATTAATACTCTTTTCTCCATTTGTGTGATATCATAATTTCGAAATATTTCAAAAAGATATTTCAGAGCATTTTTAAATTCTTGTTGTAAAAGCTTTGGCACTGCAAAGTAGCATAAATCAGCTTTTATATTTATATCAGTATATGTACTAGACATATCAAACAAAAAGGATTTCTATGAAAAAAACTGTTTTAAAAATATTATGTGCTGCATTTCTTGTAGCCGCTCCATCGGCAATTCTCGCTGAAGATAGCGAATCAGGTTATGAAAACAAAAATGAAAAACCAAGAGCTGAGAAGCGTCAAGATTCAGACAGAAAGGCTGAAAACAGAGTAAAAAAAGAGGAGCGCAAAGCTGAAAAAGAGCAGCGTAAATCCCAAAAGAGAGCAACAAAAGAGGAGCGTAAAGCTGAGAAAGAGCAACGCAAGTCTGAGAAAAAAGAGTCTAAAGCAAAGAAAGATAAAAAAGAGAAAAATAACTCTGAGAAGAAAGAGCGCAGAAATAAAAAAGAGAAAGAAGATGACTCTGATGATTAATCAGCAGCAGAGCCTTTGAAGCTCTGCTTAGATAAATATCTATCTAGAGAATAAAAATCCAAATCCTACTCTGCTTTGATGGTGATTATAATCTACCAAACTTGCCCCGTAGCCGTTAAATATCTTAATATACCAGAAATTGTTTTTGGAGTTTCCTGTAGGGTGTGACCATTCAGCCTTGATAGAGCCTCTGTTATTTCCGTTAAAACGAAGATTGTTTTGCCATGTCAAATCAAACTGATGCTTTTTAAGAAAATAGTTTAACTTTAAATGCCCATACCCAAGATAAGAGGTTATATCTTTGTTATCATCTCCTGCATCTGCTACCCATGCTCTAACGCTTGCCATAAAATTTCCATTGTAAAAAATGGACTCAAAATAGATTCTATTCCATGACCTAGAGAGTGGTGCTCCCATCCCGTTTGACTCATGCAAAAAGCCAAACTTAACAGCTTTAAATCCAAACTCAGAGAACTCTTTATCTTCAATAGGCAAGGTAAGCCATACTTCAGGTCTGTAGTTTGTTTCACGAAATGGAGAAGAGTCTGAATAAAGCTGCCACCACACCTCTTGCGTGTATCCCAAACTTATTATCTCATTTAAGCCAAATAGATTGTAGCTTAGATCTTTTTTTAAACTTATTTGAAATTCTGCTTCGATATTTTTGTCAAATTGTTCATAGTTTGGGTAGATGGCAGGATCTTTTTGTTCATAATCTTTTGTTGTATATGCAAAAGGAAGAAAATAATTTTTTTCATATGGAAGCAAGCCGAAGTTACTAAAAATTTTTGCCACCATCGTCTCTCTTGAATCTGAATCTTTTGGCATATCAAGATGTTGAAAAAGAAAAAGTTTTTTTGCTTCATCTTCATTTGTTTCTGTAGCTTCGATCTCTTTACTACTATCTATCTCATGAGCCATAAGAGAATAGTTCACTGCTAAAAGCAAAGCAATAAAGAGTGAAGAGGCATTTTTCATATAAAAATATTTACTTAATGATTGTTATGCAATCTTCGCCTTTGGGGACAAGACACAAAAAACTATATGCTTCATCTCCTAAGGTTTTGTAGCTATGGGAAAGACCTGCAGGGATAAGCAGAACACCGCCCGCTTTTGCTTCAAAACTCTCATCTCCGATTTGTACAAGTGCGCGTCCAGAGAGCACATACTGCTCGTGCTCTACGCTATTTGTATGAAGAGGCATATGTCCGCCCGCTTCTATTATAAAGTTTCTCATCGCAAAATTTGGTGACTCATCAGGAGATAAAAGCATCTTCATCGAGACCCCTTTACCAGCACTTTGAGGAGCTGCCTCAATTAAATCTATCTGTTTATGTAGGTACATTATAGCCTCCTATAATAATATTTTTGGTAGCATATCATAAATTGTGTTTGATTTACTTGGGGGAGTGTTTATGAAAATTGCAAATAATATAACGGAACTGATAGGGAATACACCTTTGGTCAGATTAAA is a window from the Sulfurimonas crateris genome containing:
- a CDS encoding tyrosine-type recombinase/integrase — protein: MNNNFICSDGSFYVRKDTNMIYVQGTVNGKHYKKSIGKKATPLNKKWVERQNPMQVLLKLIGVDINETKKTSFESFGLRVLRSNSEYRGEETQKDYESIFNRLILPYFEKIEFHEISALDVTEFLGTLQSKHGYCYDRCIRVKRVLVNILKAAFDEQLMPHNVMSMQLVEKFKFKQTPRKTKVYKVSEAQQILSLSKGWLKIFLELSLKYGLRTGEAIGLKWSDFDLERGYLQIHRSISKGRISDVSAIAHENKNHNREIFLFPETIELLKSYANFRPDDEWLFVSKDGKPFKNAKTIVDFHFRPFLEEIGVEYKTLYATRRTYVSMMNQSSKVSLEDIQEVVGHVKGSSVTTKHYDLDCLEDVHKQKKAEEKSKIFNALLHIA
- a CDS encoding AAA family ATPase: MKSLQKAKTRIQQLKGLPYLVIEAKAFLEKFSEFLSEDEKTEITQEIQEAQNSKLTSKKPLQERFKSHFYTYEEIKNAPATRWLVQDLIPSSSIGVMIGDSGVGKTTIVLYMCTTILTTKANVYIFMIDGDMNQTKIKESEASHLLERFPERFFYVGKQTGGDFSESVQELLAEIVEEQIKHSDREYFVIQDSLMLTVPKKRGFVDTQKLYFYEKILRSVGGSTLFIHHLNKDGNFADSQQIINYADYSFSITRNDFNSTILLHPQKASRYAIEGKAFLTEDRKIVKEVEYETVNIEPRESKFVSYVLEALEDGEMNQSEIISHLEKMRFFSEYKVGQKKATRWLTTWGDKGKWNYERRPDQKNAIYFWIEQKQPEKVENLQNLKNCKTTLSDSAKGVCDE
- a CDS encoding phospholipase A, which encodes MKNASSLFIALLLAVNYSLMAHEIDSSKEIEATETNEDEAKKLFLFQHLDMPKDSDSRETMVAKIFSNFGLLPYEKNYFLPFAYTTKDYEQKDPAIYPNYEQFDKNIEAEFQISLKKDLSYNLFGLNEIISLGYTQEVWWQLYSDSSPFRETNYRPEVWLTLPIEDKEFSEFGFKAVKFGFLHESNGMGAPLSRSWNRIYFESIFYNGNFMASVRAWVADAGDDNKDITSYLGYGHLKLNYFLKKHQFDLTWQNNLRFNGNNRGSIKAEWSHPTGNSKNNFWYIKIFNGYGASLVDYNHHQSRVGFGFLFSR
- a CDS encoding helix-turn-helix domain-containing protein; this translates as MSNNIYKSLYLDYGYMLSKTDLAEVLKVSLSTINRRLKNGKLPPHANIGDRVLFPTEGVAVFLTQMSGCQLEVVGGEL
- the kwaB gene encoding anti-phage protein KwaB, with product MTRENVVSVIEGVESECGMELYFVLDDDSIKFARIKEEVTDELKTQFLNELKQLFVEDDGYSLLNVQEADESRGNVFYYFDNENVYDNLKFIIEFSETENNDTFSFSDDDLGKIRAFIIKISNEENSILLYKKHYPINLLKQASVMRLVKSGDKFDKLKDDIVNIDKSFDFVFLDDHVIIAKMKTLEKYFGYEDYIKQTALQNLALIEALGFIDDISHIQRSVEKKRLAKKLNKALQTSPVLKMIEDEKEKVLRFIEQHPLLKNRIKVLEQTNKIELKSITSVEAFLKLLDDDYLKSDLTEMLYDSANKDKLATNQE
- a CDS encoding cupin domain-containing protein, whose amino-acid sequence is MYLHKQIDLIEAAPQSAGKGVSMKMLLSPDESPNFAMRNFIIEAGGHMPLHTNSVEHEQYVLSGRALVQIGDESFEAKAGGVLLIPAGLSHSYKTLGDEAYSFLCLVPKGEDCITIIK